The following proteins are co-located in the Gloeocapsa sp. PCC 7428 genome:
- the petA gene encoding cytochrome f, whose product MKKALLSTKAIVNTVIIAIATVSFFLASDLALPQAAAAYPFWAQQTYPETPREPTGRIVCANCHLAAKPTEVEIPQSVLPDTVFEAVVKIPYDTNTQQVLSDGSLGGLNVGAVLMLPEGFKIAPPERISEEMKEKVGDLYFQPYSEEKENIVIVGPLPGEQYQEIVFPVLSPDPRTDKNIHFGKYPVHVGGNRGRGQVYPTGEKSNNSVYNASAAGTITKIDQTTDENGTTQYQVTINTDAGETVVETIPLGPKLLVSEGQTVAAGDALTDNPNVGGFGQDDGEIVLQSSARIQWLMAFLAAIMLCQVLLVLKKKQVEKVQAAEMNF is encoded by the coding sequence ATGAAAAAAGCTTTGTTATCAACAAAAGCGATTGTCAATACGGTAATTATAGCGATCGCTACTGTTAGTTTCTTTCTCGCGAGCGACCTGGCGTTACCCCAGGCGGCGGCTGCTTATCCTTTTTGGGCACAACAAACCTATCCTGAAACTCCGCGCGAACCTACAGGGAGAATTGTCTGTGCCAACTGTCACCTTGCTGCTAAACCCACCGAAGTCGAAATTCCGCAATCGGTGCTTCCCGATACGGTATTTGAAGCAGTTGTGAAAATTCCTTATGATACCAATACGCAGCAGGTACTCAGCGATGGTTCCTTAGGCGGATTAAATGTAGGTGCTGTATTAATGTTGCCGGAAGGCTTTAAGATTGCCCCTCCTGAACGTATTTCAGAGGAGATGAAAGAAAAAGTCGGCGATCTTTACTTCCAGCCCTATAGCGAAGAGAAAGAAAACATCGTTATTGTTGGACCTTTACCAGGCGAACAGTATCAAGAAATCGTTTTCCCTGTACTGTCCCCCGATCCGAGAACAGACAAAAATATCCACTTTGGTAAATATCCGGTTCATGTAGGTGGTAATCGCGGACGAGGTCAGGTTTACCCTACGGGTGAGAAAAGCAATAATTCGGTTTATAATGCCTCTGCCGCCGGTACAATTACCAAAATTGACCAAACTACCGATGAAAATGGGACAACTCAGTACCAAGTCACCATTAATACTGATGCGGGTGAAACGGTTGTTGAGACAATTCCCCTAGGACCAAAACTGCTTGTTTCAGAAGGGCAAACAGTTGCTGCTGGTGATGCTTTAACCGATAACCCGAACGTTGGTGGATTTGGTCAAGACGACGGCGAAATCGTTCTCCAAAGTTCAGCAAGAATTCAATGGTTAATGGCATTCTTAGCCGCAATTATGTTGTGTCAAGTCTTGCTAGTACTGAAGAAGAAGCAAGTCGAGAAAGTACAAGCAGCGGAAATGAATTTCTAA
- the petC gene encoding cytochrome b6-f complex iron-sulfur subunit gives MAQMSKSMDVPDMGRRQFMNLLTFGTITGTALGALYPVVKFFIPPSSGGAGGGVKAKDALGNDISVSNFLETHNPGDRVLAQGLKGDPTYIVVESKEAIGDYGMNAVCTHLGCVVPWNAAENKFKCPCHGSQYDETGKVVRGPAPLSLALVHVSTEDDKISITPWTETDFRTGEPPWWT, from the coding sequence ATGGCTCAAATGTCTAAATCCATGGACGTACCCGATATGGGGCGTCGTCAATTCATGAACTTGCTCACCTTTGGTACGATTACCGGAACCGCTCTAGGAGCATTGTATCCGGTAGTGAAATTCTTTATTCCGCCGAGCAGTGGTGGTGCTGGTGGTGGTGTCAAAGCCAAAGACGCATTGGGCAATGATATTAGCGTCAGTAACTTTTTAGAAACGCACAATCCAGGCGATCGCGTCCTCGCGCAAGGACTCAAAGGCGATCCGACTTATATCGTCGTCGAAAGCAAAGAAGCGATTGGCGATTACGGTATGAACGCGGTATGTACTCACCTCGGTTGTGTGGTTCCTTGGAACGCTGCCGAAAACAAGTTTAAGTGTCCGTGTCATGGCTCGCAGTACGATGAAACCGGCAAAGTTGTCCGAGGTCCCGCACCTTTATCGTTAGCACTCGTACACGTGAGTACAGAAGACGATAAAATTTCCATCACTCCCTGGACGGAAACTGATTTTCGGACGGGTGAACCACCTTGGTGGACTTAA
- a CDS encoding DUF3067 family protein, producing MTGKELRQILLNKWGRSYDVQLRRVQGKVFLQVMWKYLEQASFPLTEAEYQEHLDAIANYLHALGGTQQVQQFIAQTRERPRLGKAVSIPLDLDFGERASEWLI from the coding sequence ATGACAGGAAAGGAGTTACGCCAGATATTGTTAAATAAGTGGGGGCGATCTTACGACGTCCAGCTACGCCGCGTCCAGGGCAAAGTTTTTCTTCAGGTGATGTGGAAGTACTTAGAGCAAGCGTCTTTTCCGCTTACTGAAGCAGAATATCAAGAACACTTAGATGCGATCGCTAATTATCTTCACGCCTTGGGTGGAACGCAGCAAGTACAGCAATTTATTGCCCAAACCCGCGAACGTCCCCGACTCGGTAAAGCTGTGAGTATTCCTCTCGATTTAGACTTCGGCGAACGTGCTTCGGAGTGGTTGATCTAG
- a CDS encoding tRNA-binding protein: MTEITYSDFEKVEIRVGKVVKVEDFPKARKPAYKLWIDFGALGIKKSSAQITKYRHEELTGKQILAVTNFPPRQVADFMSEVLVLGVVLDNEEVVLIKPDRDVPLGNRIL, translated from the coding sequence ATGACAGAAATTACGTACAGCGATTTTGAGAAAGTAGAAATTCGCGTTGGTAAGGTTGTTAAAGTTGAAGATTTTCCCAAAGCAAGAAAACCAGCATATAAACTGTGGATCGATTTTGGCGCGTTAGGAATTAAAAAATCGAGTGCGCAAATTACGAAGTATCGCCACGAAGAGTTGACAGGTAAGCAGATTCTCGCCGTTACCAACTTTCCTCCGCGCCAAGTTGCGGATTTTATGTCCGAAGTCTTAGTTTTAGGTGTCGTTCTCGATAATGAAGAAGTTGTCCTCATTAAACCCGATCGCGACGTTCCCCTGGGCAACAGAATTTTGTAA
- the tatC gene encoding twin-arginine translocase subunit TatC, giving the protein MTPPSDLDSATMPDPTTDLEQETKTDNSNQDWENNYLNELPGEVEMSLFDHLEELRQRIFYSLIAVVIGVVGCFIAVKPIVQLLEVPAQGVKFLQLAPGEYFFVSLKVAGYSGLLLASPFILYQIIQFILPGLTRRERRLVAPIVLGSTVLFAAGLVFAYLALIPAALKFFINYGADVVEQLWSIDRYFEFVLLLLFSTGLAFQIPVIQLLLGALGIVSSKQMLAGWRYVILGGVVLGAVLTPSTDPLTQSLLAGAVLGLYFGGIAAVKLIGK; this is encoded by the coding sequence ATGACGCCGCCCTCAGATTTAGATAGTGCAACAATGCCCGATCCAACGACTGACTTGGAACAAGAAACCAAGACTGACAATAGCAACCAGGATTGGGAAAATAACTACTTAAATGAGTTACCTGGCGAAGTAGAAATGTCGCTGTTCGATCACTTGGAAGAGTTGCGACAGCGAATTTTTTATTCCTTGATTGCGGTAGTGATAGGTGTTGTCGGCTGTTTTATCGCAGTTAAACCGATCGTTCAGTTACTCGAAGTTCCTGCTCAAGGAGTAAAGTTTCTACAGCTAGCGCCAGGAGAGTACTTTTTTGTTTCGCTCAAAGTCGCAGGCTATAGTGGTTTGCTCTTAGCTAGCCCGTTTATCCTTTACCAAATTATTCAGTTTATCTTACCAGGGCTAACACGCCGCGAACGCCGCTTAGTCGCACCAATCGTTTTAGGTTCAACCGTGTTATTTGCTGCTGGATTGGTGTTTGCTTATCTAGCCTTGATTCCGGCTGCGTTAAAGTTTTTTATTAATTATGGTGCTGATGTCGTCGAACAACTGTGGTCGATCGACCGCTACTTTGAGTTTGTGCTACTGCTATTGTTTAGCACAGGTTTAGCTTTTCAGATTCCCGTTATTCAACTGCTGCTTGGGGCTTTGGGAATTGTTTCTTCTAAACAAATGCTGGCGGGTTGGCGCTATGTCATTCTTGGTGGAGTTGTCTTGGGTGCAGTCTTAACACCTTCAACTGATCCTTTAACACAAAGCCTTTTGGCGGGTGCTGTATTAGGACTTTACTTTGGTGGAATTGCTGCGGTTAAATTAATCGGTAAATGA